A stretch of Microbacterium sp. LWH3-1.2 DNA encodes these proteins:
- a CDS encoding RNA polymerase sigma factor, with protein MPSVDDSRAVAARTARESYGRILAVVAASTRDVALAEDALADAFERALRTWPDAGIPANPEGWLVTVARNRLRDALSSAARRTGVPLDEGIAAVRADEHEVDALTALERAEVIPDRRLELLFACAHPAIDPAIRTPLMLQTVLGFEAADIARAFGIEPSAMAQRLVRAKRRIRGAGIPFRVPTRADMPARLPAVLEAIYGAYAIGWLDQGDEPRESLADEARWLAVLAATLLDDEPEAWGLAALLTYAQSRAPARAELPWPPLDEQDPAQWDRGLIGEGAALLRRASALGRPLGRFQLEAAIQAVHCDRARSGVLDVETLAKLYRGLVAIAPTDGARRALAAAEGRLAAAPEASDL; from the coding sequence ATGCCGAGCGTCGACGATTCCCGCGCGGTCGCCGCGCGCACCGCGCGGGAGTCGTACGGCCGCATCCTGGCCGTCGTCGCCGCTTCGACGCGCGATGTCGCCCTCGCCGAGGACGCGCTCGCCGACGCCTTCGAGCGGGCGCTGCGGACCTGGCCGGACGCCGGCATCCCCGCCAATCCCGAAGGGTGGCTGGTCACCGTGGCTCGCAATCGACTGCGCGACGCCCTCTCGTCGGCGGCCCGCCGGACCGGCGTGCCGCTGGACGAGGGGATCGCCGCGGTGCGCGCGGATGAGCACGAGGTCGATGCCCTCACGGCACTGGAGCGCGCCGAGGTGATCCCCGACCGCCGGCTCGAGCTGCTCTTCGCGTGCGCGCACCCGGCGATCGACCCGGCCATTCGCACACCGCTCATGCTGCAGACGGTGCTGGGGTTCGAGGCCGCTGACATCGCGCGGGCGTTCGGCATCGAGCCTTCGGCGATGGCCCAGCGGCTGGTGCGCGCCAAGCGGCGGATCCGGGGTGCCGGCATCCCATTCCGTGTGCCCACGCGCGCCGACATGCCGGCCCGGCTTCCGGCGGTGCTCGAGGCGATCTACGGCGCCTACGCCATCGGCTGGCTCGACCAGGGCGACGAGCCGCGCGAGTCGCTCGCCGACGAGGCCCGGTGGCTCGCGGTGCTCGCGGCCACGCTCCTCGACGACGAGCCCGAGGCCTGGGGGCTGGCCGCGCTGCTCACCTACGCGCAGTCGCGTGCGCCGGCCCGCGCCGAGCTGCCCTGGCCCCCGCTCGACGAGCAGGACCCGGCGCAGTGGGATCGCGGGCTGATCGGGGAGGGCGCCGCCCTGCTGCGCCGTGCCTCGGCACTCGGGCGGCCGCTCGGGCGCTTCCAGCTCGAGGCGGCGATCCAGGCGGTGCACTGCGACCGCGCGCGCAGCGGCGTCCTCGACGTCGAGACCCTCGCGAAGCTCTACCGAGGGCTCGTCGCGATCGCACCGACCGATGGTGCGCGACGAGCCCTGGCGGCGGCCGAAGGACGGCTCGCCGCGGCCCCGGAGGCATCGGACCTGTAA
- a CDS encoding YciI family protein, protein MRYALLLHYPEMTPEDMGDDAWAEGMREFDEYAKALDEAGVLISAEVLQPSAVTTTVTAPDGTLRVQDGPFADTKEQLGGTFVIDVADLDAAIGWAGKAPSISWGTVEVRPSATRFENGAWTPFAG, encoded by the coding sequence ATGCGGTACGCACTCCTCCTCCACTACCCCGAGATGACCCCCGAAGACATGGGCGACGACGCCTGGGCCGAGGGCATGCGCGAGTTCGACGAGTACGCGAAGGCGCTCGACGAGGCGGGTGTGCTGATCTCGGCCGAGGTGCTGCAGCCCTCCGCCGTGACCACGACGGTGACGGCTCCCGACGGCACGCTGCGCGTGCAGGACGGCCCCTTCGCCGACACCAAGGAGCAGCTCGGCGGCACGTTCGTGATCGACGTCGCCGACCTCGACGCCGCCATCGGCTGGGCCGGCAAGGCTCCGTCGATCAGCTGGGGCACCGTCGAGGTGCGGCCCAGCGCGACCCGCTTCGAGAACGGCGCCTGGACCCCGTTCGCCGGCTGA
- a CDS encoding ABC transporter substrate-binding protein, translated as MSRRIRLVRIAAGLAAAALALSGCASGSAPASSESPAAEGGYLTPGKLTIATGETAYEPYVIDDDPESGEGFEAAIAYAVAEELGFAPEDVEWVRTSFEAAIAPGPKSFDFNIQQYTITDERKQAVDFSSPYYEASQSVVALKGGAAEGVTDIAGLKGLVLGAMSGSTSATTIEQAIAPTTAPQLYGSNEDAVAALKAGQIDAIVLDTPTAYTAVNFYIDDSFTVGELPAAGVPDQWGLLLAKDSPLTADVTAAVDTLRENGTLDELEEEWLSVLSEGVPQLK; from the coding sequence ATGTCGCGCCGCATCCGTCTCGTCCGCATCGCCGCCGGCCTCGCCGCCGCCGCGCTCGCCCTGAGCGGCTGCGCCTCGGGGTCCGCGCCCGCGAGCAGCGAGTCGCCGGCCGCCGAGGGGGGCTACCTCACGCCCGGCAAGCTCACCATCGCGACCGGCGAGACGGCCTATGAGCCTTACGTGATCGACGACGACCCCGAGTCGGGCGAGGGGTTCGAGGCGGCCATCGCCTACGCCGTCGCCGAGGAGCTGGGCTTCGCCCCCGAGGATGTCGAGTGGGTGCGGACGAGCTTCGAGGCCGCGATCGCGCCGGGACCGAAGAGTTTCGATTTCAACATCCAGCAGTACACGATCACCGACGAGCGCAAGCAGGCCGTCGACTTCTCGTCGCCGTACTACGAGGCGAGCCAGTCGGTGGTCGCGCTGAAGGGCGGCGCGGCCGAGGGAGTGACCGACATCGCGGGACTCAAGGGTCTGGTGCTGGGCGCGATGTCGGGATCCACGAGCGCGACGACGATCGAGCAGGCCATCGCCCCGACCACTGCGCCTCAGCTCTACGGCTCCAACGAGGACGCCGTCGCCGCCCTGAAGGCCGGCCAGATCGACGCCATCGTGCTCGACACCCCGACCGCGTACACCGCGGTGAACTTCTACATCGACGACTCCTTCACCGTGGGCGAGCTGCCGGCGGCGGGAGTCCCCGATCAATGGGGCCTGCTCCTTGCGAAGGACTCCCCTCTGACCGCGGACGTCACCGCGGCTGTCGACACCCTCCGCGAGAACGGCACGCTCGATGAGCTCGAGGAGGAGTGGCTCTCGGTGCTCAGCGAAGGCGTACCGCAGCTGAAGTGA